One Pochonia chlamydosporia 170 chromosome Unknown PCv3seq00018, whole genome shotgun sequence DNA segment encodes these proteins:
- a CDS encoding gag protein (similar to Metarhizium robertsii ARSEF 23 XP_007817126.1): MASTENAKGTTRLRSSKDWEVWSDKFMMKAIDLNVWSLVDPDSDDEPIAQPRPPEFSDYPRRVVPSATAGSTPSGLRSSARQRRSSQLRGSETLDDEIEVAPEPDSDTEWAHNTLRARGYHELVARDRDIYDRAGKDYDRRYQAFKDQQAALSKLRTWVMDTITDHYYTTCCKGESSIRAWLRNLKEDANVDAKRLRSDARERYRAVLKPLAAPPSDFETWINQWKEAFAYARSKDVSDVQHADEWLDDLVQAVRKIMPNWGSTFRGDHRHELDENDLSYHEVAASLREEARDLRILKKTTGRVSKGAFGPTFGTDPDQCSDESADQVDGQKGKSKTIHEKEQKTDRRKRSRTLADDATCQACGSKFHNLSKCYYINQSIAPRSFKGNPTIRLGIEARLLKDTAFAEEVRRHTKPKEEDKEKQL; this comes from the coding sequence ATGGCGTCCACGGAAAACGCGAAAGGAACGACGCGTCTCAGGTCCAGCAAAGACTGGGAGGTCTGGAGCGACAAATTCATGATGAAAGCTATAGACTTAAACGTATGGTCACTTGTAGACCCGGATTCAGATGACGAACCGATTGCCCAGCCACGACCACCGGAGTTTTCAGACTATCCACGAAGAGTTGTCCCGTCTGCGACAGCTGGATCTACTCCATCGGGACTTAGATCATCAGCTAGACAACGGAGAAGTTCCCAGTTACGGGGCTCAGAGACGCTAGATGATGAGATAGAAGTGGCACCCGAACCGGATAGTGACACGGAGTGGGCACACAACACGCTACGCGCCCGAGGCTACCATGAACTTGTGGCTAGAGACCGAGACATATACGATCGAGCCGGAAAGGACTACGACCGAAGATACCAAGCTTTCAAAGACCAGCAGGCAGCACTGTCTAAATTGCGTACCTGGGTAATGGACACAATTACAGATCATTACTACACCACCTGCTGCAAAGGCGAGTCATCGATCCGAGCATGGCTCCGTAACCTGAAAGAGGATGCCAACGTTGATGCAAAGCGATTGAGGTCGGATGCCCGTGAGAGGTACAGGGCTGTCCTGAAGCCACTGGCGGCGCCACCATCAGATTTTGAGACGTGGATCAACCAGTGGAAAGAAGCATTTGCGTACGCCAGAAGTAAAGATGTCTCTGATGTACAACATGCAGATGAATGGCTGGACGATTTAGTTCAGGCTGTCAGAAAGATAATGCCAAATTGGGGTTCAACCTTTCGGGGTGACCACCGACACGAGCTAGATGAAAATGATCTGAGCTACCATGAGGTAGCGGCTTCGCTGCgtgaagaagctcgagatcTACGAATTTTAAAGAAGACCACCGGTCGTGTATCCAAAGGAGCTTTTGGACCAACGTTTGGGACCGATCCGGATCAATGTTCAGATGAATCTGCCGACCAggtagatggccagaaaggCAAATCAAAGACAATACACGAGAAGGAACAAAAAACGGACCGGCGCAAGCGAAGCAGAACCCTAGCTGACGATGCTACCTGCCAAGCCTGTGGGAGCAAGTTCCACAACCTTTCGAAGTGTTACTACATAAACCAGAGTATTGCACCACGAAGTTTTAAGGGAAATCCAACTATACGCTTAGGCATTGAAGCCCGACTGCTCAAAGATACAGCCTTTGCAGAGGAAGTCAGAAGGCACACCAAGCCTAAGGAAGAGGACAAAGAGAAACAACTTTGA
- a CDS encoding polyprotein (similar to Colletotrichum gloeosporioides Nara gc5 XP_007273551.1): MLITDRWSGYIWDFYLADRGAETMIEVFNTLFGILERRFRIKPSVIECDNEIYKRRLQVRQFLESLFIVIEPSAPDTQAQNGGAERSGGVIKNKARAMRSGARLPVYLWVEVFKAAVYLYNRTPKYIYKWQSPYDRFYTFVAERDGVAIDGRKPDQRHLRVYGCKAFAMTREALRKSNRLERMNPRAWIGYLVGYQSTNIYRIWNPKLGTVISTRDVTFNEDECFNGDLNQMRDDLRHMSREELVAILRDIEEPSNQDDMQEDVEGEDDIVYGAGNGWNIGAIQRVDERSGDGRTEVPSARSVVDGSGRSAQTAAVSLPEVSETLPVFDDCPSEGIRTRTGMPPAESGSQESSRKKGQDHILPNFGAQQRQDAGCRETSRSPLPDAFAREAPASAKDADTQVQHYPTPARSESFPAALMAYCFGDTNEVLQAEDETIQRSDIDVWKAAFAAGRHAMPIGVIDNKQIDKAKFLRSLKRPERRSGPSGTVNGQPVDKDKFRKLLAKAVSLHRRQMPALPRSHHEVLMHPMESEFLQAEAIHLQSHVDMKTYKEIPKDDPSARGEQVLDCMWVYTYKFDKHGCFQKCKARLVVRGDQQAKSIHEDTYASTLAGRSFRILMAIAARFDLELVQYDAVNAFVNAKINRDIFMRMPPGYRKPGRILKLQRALYGLRCSPLLWQKELTNTLEELGFEKVPHEPCCMMKNGIIIFFYVDDIVLAYKKGKETEAQNLADRLKQKYELTGGNQLQWFLGIEITRDRDQKLIWLSQSAYIDKIANLAGSVDRRLNVPMSGPELLPYEGRASVASIRKYQRKIGSLLYAAVITRPDIAFAVSRLARFNMNPSNEHHDAADKVLQYLTQTRTLALQLGGGDEFLVASDASFADNSIDRKSSQAYVMKLFGGTIAWRANKQDTVTTSTTEAELLAVSQAAKESMFVSRMLKELSIRLENQTIQIQCDNQQTIKVVNKEIGLLQTKLRHVDVHNHWLRQEVQNKTISVEYMPSSEMMADGLTKALTTQRFRESVVRLGLVDIATRLQQRQLNEMDETLQQMLNQLEM, encoded by the coding sequence ATGTTGATCACTGATAGGTGGTCTGGATACATATGGGACTTCTACCTCGCTGATCGTGGAGCGGAAACCATGATTGAAGTATTCAATACTTTATTCGGCATTCTTGAAAGACGATTCCGAATTAAACCGAGTGTCATCGAGTGCGACAACGAAATATACAAAAGGAGGCTACAAGTGCGCCAGTTCTTGGAATCTCTCTTCATTGTGATCGAGCCCTCAGCCCCAGACACACAAGCTCAGAATGGCGGTGCTGAACGCTCGGGGGGCGTaatcaagaacaaggcaCGCGCAATGAGAAGCGGGGCCAGGCTACCGGTCTACTTATGGGTAGAGGTTTTCAAAGCTGCTGTATACCTATACAACCGAACACCAAAGTACATCTATAAATGGCAATCACCGTATGATCGCTTCTACACCTTCGTGGCTGAACGCGATGGTGTTGCAATTGATGGTAGAAAGCCAGATCAGAGGCATCTCCGAGTGTACGGATGCAAGGCATTCGCTATGACAAGAGAAGCCTTACGAAAATCCAACCGCCTGGAAAGAATGAATCCAAGGGCATGGATTGGTTACCTCGTCGGATACCAATCCACAAATATTTATCGGATTTGGAACCCAAAACTAGGTACCGTTATCTCCACAAGAGACGTGACATTCAATGAAGACGAATGTTTCAACGGAGACCTTAATCAAATGAGGGACGACCTCCGTCATATGAGTCGAGAAGAATTGGTTGCCATTCTTCGAGACATTGAGGAGCCGTCGAACCAGGATGATATGCAAGAGGACGTCGAAGGTGAGGATGATATTGTGTATGGTGCGGGAAATGGATGGAACATTGGTGCAATCCAGCGAGTGGATGAGCGGAGCGGGGATGGACGAACTGAGGTGCCAAGTGCACGATCAGTGGTTGACGGTTCTGGAAGAAGTGCCCAGACTGCAGCCGTGAGTCTCCCTGAAGTGTCAGAAACACTTCCCGTGTTTGATGACTGTCCCAGTGAAGGTATCCGAACACGGACCGGCATGCCACCGGCAGAGTCAGGATCACAGGAATCTTCCAGGAAAAAGGGGCAGGATCACATCTTACCCAATTTTGGGGCTCAACAACGGCAGGATGCCGGCTGTAGGGAGACGTCCCGCAGTCCGCTACCTGATGCATTTGCGAGGGAAGCCCCCGCGTCGGCCAAAGATGCCGACACGCAAGTCCAACATtatccaacaccagcacgGTCAGAATCTTTTCCTGCGGCCCTCATGGCATATTGCTTTGGGGATACAAATGAAGTTCTTCAAGCTGAAGATGAAACAATCCAGCGCTCCGACATTGATGTCTGGAAGGCAGCATTCGCTGCTGGGCGACATGCAATGCCAATTGGAGTAATTGACAATAAGCAAATAGATAAAGCCAAATTTCTTCGGTCCCTCAAAAGACCGGAAAGGCGATCAGGACCAAGCGGCACAGTTAATGGccagccagttgacaaggacaagttccGGAAGCTACTGGCTAAAGCCGTGTCGCTCCACAGACGGCAAATGCCAGCTCTTCCAAGGTCGCACCATGAAGTGCTGATGCATCCAATGGAGTCAGAGTTTCTCCAAGCAGAAGCTATTCACCTTCAAAGTCATGTTGACATGAAGACGTACAAAGAAATACCCAAAGACGACCCGTCAGCAAGAGGCGAGCAAGTCTTGGACTGCATGTGGGTCTACACATACAAGTTTGACAAGCATGGCTGTTTCCAGAAGTGCAAAGCGCGGCTAGTTGTTCGAGGAGATCAGCAGGCGAAATCCATACACGAGGACACATACGCCTCTACACTAGCTGGACGCTCATTCAGAATCCTCATGGCTATTGCTGCACGGTTCGATCTCGAATTAGTGCAATATGATGCTGTCAATGcttttgtcaatgccaaaaTAAACAGAGACATATTTATGAGAATGCCTCCAGGGTACCGTAAGCCTGGAAGGATATTGAAGCTCCAAAGAGCACTATACGGATTAAGATGTTCGCCCCTGCTTTGGCAGAAAGAGCTGACAAACACCCTTGAAGAGCTTGGGTTTGAGAAGGTCCCACATGAACCTTGCTGtatgatgaagaatggcatcataATATTCTTTTATGTGGACGACATCGTCCTAGCATATAAAAAGGGCAAAGAAACTGAAGCCCAAAATTTGGCTGACCGTCTGAAACAGAAATACGAACTGACCGGCGGAAACCAACTACAATGGTTCCTGGGAATTGAAATTACCCGAGACCGAGATCAGAAGCTCATTTGGTTATCCCAATCTGCCTATATTGATAAGATAGCTAACTTAGCAGGGAGCGTAGATCGAAGACTGAATGTGCCCATGTCGGGACCAGAGCTCTTACCATACGAAGGAAGAGCGTCCGTCGCCTCAATACGGAAATATCAGAGGAAGATCGGATCACTGCTTTACGCAGCAGTAATAACCCGACCAGATATTGCGTTCGCAGTGTCAAGACTGGCTCGATTCAACATGAACCCTTCAAATGAACACCACGACGCAGCAGATAAGGTTCTTCAGTACTTAACACAGACGCGAACACTTGCGTTGCAACTCGGCGGAGGTGACGAGTTCCTTGTGGCAAGCGACGCATCATTCGCAGATAACTCAATTGACCGAAAGAGCTCCCAAGCGTATGTAATGAAACTCTTTGGAGGAACAATAGCCTGGAGAGCCAACAAACAGGACACCGTAACTACCTCAACGACAGAGGCAGAGCTTCTTGCAGTGTCCCAAGCCGCAAAAGAATCAATGTTTGTCAGTCGTATGCTCAAGGAATTGAGTATTCGCCTTGAGAACCAGACAATCCAAATTCAATGCGACAACCAGCAGACAATCAAAGTGGTCAACAAAGAGATTGGTTTACTCCAAACCAAACTTCGACACGTTGATGTCCACAACCATTGGCTCCGGCAAGAGGTGCAGAACAAGACCATTTCAGTCGAGTATATGCCAAGTAGCGAGATGATGGCAGATGGGTTAACCAAAGCTCTCACCACTCAACGCTTCAGAGAGTCTGTGGTGAGACTGGGACTAGTGGACATTGCGACGCGGCTGCAGCAACGACAGCTGAATGAGATGGACGAGACTTTGCAACAGATGCTTAACCAGCTAGAGATGTGA
- a CDS encoding transposase (similar to Metarhizium robertsii ARSEF 23 XP_007817108.2), whose protein sequence is MLIRSVLNTIALQAVDKTLLMLAMAHPPGFPEPSETLPVDSADESISDSDECNEIDESEDWNGEPWEAVFPSDSPLLTTTYESLELLLDSLKEFCVQNRMGLITIRSQKNKAKTRTIKCELVCDKSRYYKPRESIAKIRNTNTTKLAANCPFKVIVQSLHANNYEWSMRVVSSLHRDHGPSQGLTEHYQWRKLTDEQMNLLKDLCLDKTISSRSVHKQLCQKWPQIAIRRTDIYNWRWKVNQAKRQGYGPANDFVRTLSESKRVWIWGLGWIHDEFRFRNAAWAYHKGGKMWQQFSSCLQIDATYKTNCYKMPLVTVVTVSSEKTSMPICYGLLNNEQVATYEWFLQQLSRFQQAGNIAPPKVIITDKDDQLRAAARQIFPNAQLQLCVFHINSNVVLSIKKWWKKTDGSETDSDSDNADTADIQEMERGNVNVKDMKDSKLGPVPKRVLKTRAGLYLLWRHMVFSRSEDEFNQAWRQLQETFEHQERILSYLKSTYLPLKKEWACCYTRHYRNFGLITTAPAESNHHSLKTYNLSLRSDLPDVEEATASQTVDKRLLYKDKIQQANTTIRNQFSGREWLGQLPLSVTRWALDQLNEIHRLMESGQISKKPLLACTGSTKAQYGLPCAHMLLRLADQDKPLKREDLDPFWHIKRSREIDDPLLQVQRPPMGIPKGRPQNGEPFGNERAIPDHQLAPQGSTRSGVKRSARRNYSQFELGSTLDEEDAADLPDQQQPRRKRSKVSARVTTRVTRQQAKGHRGGNNPAKQHHSPDVEEDHKITKILLAKGQKKWKEKEKVGDSIVVATD, encoded by the coding sequence ATGTTAATTCGCAGTGTattgaatacaatagctttaCAAGCCGTCGATAAGACTCTTCTaatgctggctatggcgcaCCCTCCAGGCTTCCCCGAACCGTCTGAAACGCTACCTGTCGACTCAGCAGATGAATCTATTAGTGACTCCGATGAATGTAACGAGATCGATGAATCTGAGGATTGGAATGGTGAACCATGGGAGGCAGTCTTTCCATCGGACTCTCCTCTTCTAACAACAACTTATGAGTCTCTTgagttgctcctcgacagcctaAAGGAGTTTTGTGTTCAGAATCGGATGGGCCTCATCACGATACGAAGTCAAAAGAATAAGGCGAAGACTAGAACAATAAaatgtgagcttgtctgtgataAGAGTCGGTATTATAAGCCCAGAGAGTCAATCGCCAAAATACGGAACACGAATACAAcgaagttggccgccaactGCCCGTTCAAAGTTATCGTTCAGtccctccatgccaacaactacgaaTGGTCCATGAGAGTTGTCAGCTCCCTTCATCGAGACCACGGGCCATCACAAGGCCTCACCGAGCACTACCAATGGAGAAAGTTAACAGACGAACAAATGAACCTCCTGAAagatctttgtcttgacaagacgatctCTTCTCGATCCGTTCATAAGCAActgtgccaaaagtggcCTCAGATTGCTATTCGCAGGACAGATATATataactggcgatggaaagtcaaccaagccaaacgtcAAGGCTACGGCCCCGCCAATGACTTTGTACGGACGCTCTCTGAGTCGAAGAGAGTCTGGATATGGGGCTTAGGCTGGATTCATGATGAGTTCCGTTTTCGAAATGCCGCTTGGGCTTATCATAAAGGGGGAAAGATGTGGCAacaattctcgtcatgtctccagaTTGACGCTACATATAAGACCAACTGCTATAAAATGCCTTTGGTTACTGTCGTAACTGTATCGTCGGAGAAGACGTCCATGCCAATTTGTTATGGCCTTCTTAATAACGAACAAGTTGCTACTTATGAgtggttcctccaacagctgtcgagattccaacaagcagGCAACATCGCGCCGCCAAAAGTTATTATCACGGATAAGGACGACCAGCtgcgtgctgcagcacggcaaatatttcctaatgcgcaacttcagctatgtgtcttccatatcaacagcaatgtggTCTTATCTATtaagaagtggtggaagaaaaccgATGGCTCTGAGACAGATAGCGATagtgacaatgcagatacTGCTGACATTCAAGAGATGGAACGTGGGAATGTCAACGTTAAAGATATGAaggattccaaacttggccctGTTCCCAAACGAGTATTAAAAACTCGAGCTGGTCTGTACCTCCTCTGGAGACATATGGTATTTAGCAGATcggaggacgagttcaatcaagcatggcggcaacttcaagagacCTTTGAACACCAGGAGCGCATTCTGAGTTATCTCAAGAGCACATATTTacctttgaagaaagaatgggcatGCTGCTATACTCGCCATTATCGGAACTTCGGTTTGATTACGACAGCACCGGCCGAGTCAAACCATCATTCTCTGAAGACCTACAACCTATCCCTTCGGTCCGACCTCCctgatgtcgaagaggccACAGCTAGTCAGACAGTGGATAAACGTCTGCTatataaagacaaaatacaacaagcaaacaccaccattcggAACCAGTTCtcaggaagagagtggcttggccagctgccttTAAGTGTCACTCGTTGGGCACTAGACCAACTCAACGAGATCCACAGGCTTATGGAATCAGGccagatctccaagaagcctttACTAGCGTGTACAGGCTCTACTAAGGCTCAAtacggcttgccttgtgctcacaTGCTCCTCAGGTTAGCTGATCAAGATAAGCCACTGAAgagggaagacttggatccattttggcacatcaaacgatctcgagaaattgacgatcctcttcttcaggtACAGCGTCCTCCGATGGGAATACCCAAGGGACGACCacaaaatggcgaaccatttggcaacgaacgTGCGATTCccgatcatcaacttgcgcctCAAGGGTCAACACGAAGTGGCGTTAAGAGGTCAGCACGTCGGAActactctcaattcgagctaGGGTcaactcttgacgaggaagacgcagccgacctaccagaccaacaacagcctcggcgaaaACGGAGTAAAGTTTCTGCTAGAGTCACAACTCGAGTtactcgtcaacaggcaaagggACACAGGGGCGGGAATAATCCAGctaaacagcatcattctccaGATGTAGAGGAGGACCATAAAATAACgaagattttgcttgcgaagggacagaaaaagtggaaggaaaaggaaaaggttggtgatagcATTGTAGTTGCAACGGATTAA